The Pedobacter cryoconitis genome includes a window with the following:
- a CDS encoding isoaspartyl peptidase/L-asparaginase, whose amino-acid sequence MKLIIHGGFFSESSTNQETKKAKQDALSEIASLSHTYLQSHTALETVAYAVNLLEDNVLFNAGLGSQIQSDGKVRLSASIMDGKTQKFAGVINIQDVQNPIRIASLLLNYEDSVLSGEGAIDFARNNKFPYFDPVIPQRLAEFELKLNQQNNKGTVGCVALDAAGNLAAATSTGGKGFEIPCRVSDSATVAGNYANDHAGISCTGVGEDIVSVALSARIVTRVTDGFTLKDACDKSFRELKAINGFAGVIGITAAGEIYHTDSHPYMVWASFDVSLQVFN is encoded by the coding sequence ATGAAGTTAATCATCCACGGCGGTTTTTTTAGTGAATCTTCCACCAATCAGGAAACTAAAAAAGCGAAGCAAGACGCATTATCCGAAATTGCTTCACTGTCTCATACCTACCTGCAATCTCATACCGCACTGGAAACAGTAGCTTACGCAGTTAATTTGCTGGAGGATAATGTGCTCTTTAATGCGGGTTTGGGCTCACAGATTCAAAGTGATGGTAAAGTGAGACTGAGCGCTTCTATTATGGATGGAAAAACGCAGAAATTTGCCGGGGTAATCAATATCCAGGATGTTCAAAACCCTATCCGGATTGCTTCATTACTCTTAAATTATGAAGACAGCGTATTAAGCGGGGAAGGTGCAATAGATTTTGCGAGAAATAATAAATTCCCCTATTTTGATCCGGTTATACCTCAGCGTTTAGCTGAATTCGAATTAAAACTTAATCAGCAGAATAACAAAGGTACAGTGGGTTGTGTAGCATTGGATGCTGCCGGTAATCTTGCGGCCGCAACCTCCACCGGAGGAAAAGGCTTTGAAATTCCATGCAGGGTCAGTGATTCTGCAACTGTAGCCGGGAACTATGCAAATGACCATGCCGGGATTTCCTGTACCGGAGTAGGCGAAGATATTGTGAGTGTAGCGCTATCGGCCCGGATTGTGACCAGGGTCACTGATGGCTTTACTTTAAAGGATGCTTGCGATAAATCTTTCCGGGAATTAAAAGCTATAAATGGTTTTGCAGGTGTCATTGGCATTACCGCTGCCGGCGAAATCTACCACACTGATTCACATCCCTATATGGTTTGGGCTTCTTTTGATGTTAGTTTACAGGTGTTTAACTAA
- a CDS encoding cyanophycinase gives MAPKGKLIIIGGAINTGSFTETQFGLPQNMNFFERGILKRITTESVKDTASRFEIITTASLVPEKVGEEYIKAFAQLDVHDVGVLNIVNREQANDLLNCKRVKAADVLVFTGGDQLRLSSIFGGTAIHEILLDKYANEKVVIAGTSAGAAASSKNMIYQGNSKDALLKGEVKITAGLGFIDGVIVDTHFVQRGRIGRLLYATASSPGILGIGLGEDTGLYISNGNTMEAIGSGMVILVDGRSMSDTNLTDVEMGQPVSIKNMVVHVMCDGDIYDLTAHQLTIHHPKVIPTP, from the coding sequence ATGGCTCCAAAAGGTAAATTGATAATTATTGGTGGTGCAATAAATACCGGAAGTTTTACTGAAACACAATTCGGACTACCTCAGAATATGAATTTCTTTGAGCGTGGTATTCTAAAACGTATTACTACTGAATCTGTTAAAGACACTGCATCCCGTTTCGAGATCATTACAACGGCATCGCTGGTTCCTGAAAAAGTTGGAGAAGAATATATTAAAGCTTTCGCGCAACTTGATGTACATGATGTTGGCGTACTTAATATTGTTAACAGAGAGCAGGCAAATGATCTTCTCAATTGTAAAAGGGTTAAAGCAGCTGATGTACTGGTGTTCACTGGCGGAGATCAACTCCGGTTATCGTCTATTTTTGGAGGTACGGCCATACATGAAATCCTGCTCGATAAATATGCCAATGAAAAAGTTGTAATTGCGGGAACCTCAGCAGGAGCGGCGGCAAGTTCTAAAAATATGATTTACCAGGGTAATAGTAAAGATGCCCTGTTAAAAGGAGAAGTCAAAATTACTGCCGGACTGGGTTTTATTGACGGCGTGATTGTTGATACCCATTTTGTTCAACGCGGTAGAATCGGGCGTTTGCTTTATGCAACAGCAAGCAGTCCGGGGATACTTGGAATTGGCCTTGGAGAAGATACAGGTTTGTATATCTCAAATGGCAATACCATGGAAGCAATCGGCTCAGGAATGGTTATCCTTGTTGACGGAAGAAGTATGTCGGATACAAACCTGACAGATGTAGAAATGGGGCAACCGGTTTCCATCAAAAATATGGTAGTACATGTAATGTGTGACGGGGATATTTATGACCTGACAGCGCACCAGTTAACTATCCATCATCCAAAAGTTATACCTACACCCTAA